One Candidatus Cloacimonadota bacterium genomic window, TGCACCAGATCTTCATTTGAGGAAGAAAGAGTGATTGTCACGAAGTTGCTGGGCTGGGTTTCGCTTTCGCCGTCTGTCGCAGTAAGCCAGAAGTGATAAGTACCATTCCCTGTTACGCCCCAGAGCGTCCAAGATGTATGATAAATGGGAATTGTGGTATAAATCTGCGGCTCTTCCCCATTTCTCTGCCAGTAGAGGTTATATACTTCAAATTCATACTCAGTCATTGCTGGAGGATTCCACCAAAATTCCAAATTGTATGATGTTTCATCTACTATCTCGCTGCGCAGTCCCAGTTCTGCGGGATTTTGCGGTGGCAAATTAAAGAACATGTATTTTATTCCGGGTTCGGGTTCCTCAACTTCCAACATAGTGCTTACACTACCATCTGTAATCACGTATATCCGTTCATAATCCTCGCCTACATTGCGGCGCAACAGTTGGTTCCAAGATTGATCCATCGTCACATAAGTACGATTCCCGGTATCGTCGATGCTAAGCCCAACAATGTATTCAACGGGCACGCCATTCTCCACATAATGCTGTTGCCAGGTGTAAGAATGGGAAAGATTGTCGATCTGCTCATAGGTCTGATCAAAGCCAAAATCCACCGTTTGCCAATCTGCTCCATCAAAGTGCTGATGCTTAAAGATATAGCGATAATCACCTTCATCATAGAAGTAATCGATAGTTTCTGGAGCCAGGAACAACACGCTTTTATACACCGGCCAAATTTCTCTTCCGGCGATAATCTCGCTCTCGCCTCTCCGTTCTTTAATGTAATGTTGCCAAGCATCGATGTATATATTTCCCAAATCTATATATTCTCCGGTAGAGGCGTCAAACTCCGTGGGATTAACCAAGCCCCCCGGAGCAGCAAAGATCTGAAGGGAGGGATCCATCCCGGTGATGAGGGCATAGAAGCTTTGATTTACTTCACTTTCGATGCTGAATGGATTGCTCTGCAGGAAGTGCGATTCCAAGATTTGCCCGCTCTCTGTATCCACCAAATGCAATTGCAATTCATGAGCTGCTAATGAAGGGTAATCCTCAGTATCTCGCGAGAAAGAACCGGTAATATTTATGATTCCTTGCCCTTCATACCAAGGCTCAAAATCAACCGTGGGCAAACTTGTGTTGTCGTTATGATCTATAATCCCCTCGTGTATCTCGGCGGCCGAATATACCCCCCAATCGTTTCCTTCTGCCATAATCACATTATTGCTATTAGGATATGTAGCGCATACTATGGAATACAAAGTGTTGCTTTCATCGATGTTATCCCTAATAACATTCATCCCATACGCCCAAGGGTGGTTCAAACTCATGTCGCCAAGGCAGGGCAGGGCATTGTTTGTAATATAAAACCCCGTAAAGTTTCCAGTAATTATGTTTTCTGCAATAAAGGGAACTGATGTTGCCCCTGATATCATCAAGCCCGCTCCACTATTAGCATCACCAGGTATGAAATTGTTGATAATTTGATTGTTGTGCACAGTACCGCTGGCGTTTAACAGATATATTCCAGTAAGATTGGATTCTACTATATTATAGCGAATGATTGGATTTATCGCCGAAGCACCAACAATATCCCATGCCGTGATACCTTGTTTATAATTGTGATGGATATAATTGTGTTCTATTATGGGGTTGTTTTGTCCCCCAGGAGATTGATTTGACAGTTGGATGGCTCCATAATACTGGGTTACAGTTCCATTATAGCGCACTTCGTTGTGATGAATCCAGGCATTGCTGTTTTGTGGTACTAAGATACCGTTTTGCTGTGTATGTTCAATTATGTTATTATGAACTTCCATCACGGCGGGATGGAGGTTTCCGATACCATAGAGATGAAGCCCACGTTGATTGTAGCTGAAACGGCTGTACGATACTTCTACTGGTGAATCCACAGCGTTTATGCCATACTCGGCATATTCTACTACGCAATGCATAAAATTGCTTGGTTCGGTTTCATTCTCCAGACGGATGCCTTTCCAAAGATTTGAGGAAGGAATCTGGCCGTTTTCGAAGCGAATGCTATCTCCTTCAGTTCCGATAGCT contains:
- a CDS encoding right-handed parallel beta-helix repeat-containing protein — translated: MKTYAILFLILLMIPCLSAIDVSGVQSGIWTADDNPHNLVGDVTVPAGSVLTIQPGVIVKAMGSYRINAEGSIQAIGTEGDSIRFENGQIPSSNLWKGIRLENETEPSNFMHCVVEYAEYGINAVDSPVEVSYSRFSYNQRGLHLYGIGNLHPAVMEVHNNIIEHTQQNGILVPQNSNAWIHHNEVRYNGTVTQYYGAIQLSNQSPGGQNNPIIEHNYIHHNYKQGITAWDIVGASAINPIIRYNIVESNLTGIYLLNASGTVHNNQIINNFIPGDANSGAGLMISGATSVPFIAENIITGNFTGFYITNNALPCLGDMSLNHPWAYGMNVIRDNIDESNTLYSIVCATYPNSNNVIMAEGNDWGVYSAAEIHEGIIDHNDNTSLPTVDFEPWYEGQGIINITGSFSRDTEDYPSLAAHELQLHLVDTESGQILESHFLQSNPFSIESEVNQSFYALITGMDPSLQIFAAPGGLVNPTEFDASTGEYIDLGNIYIDAWQHYIKERRGESEIIAGREIWPVYKSVLFLAPETIDYFYDEGDYRYIFKHQHFDGADWQTVDFGFDQTYEQIDNLSHSYTWQQHYVENGVPVEYIVGLSIDDTGNRTYVTMDQSWNQLLRRNVGEDYERIYVITDGSVSTMLEVEEPEPGIKYMFFNLPPQNPAELGLRSEIVDETSYNLEFWWNPPAMTEYEFEVYNLYWQRNGEEPQIYTTIPIYHTSWTLWGVTGNGTYHFWLTATDGESETQPSNFVTITLSSSNEDLVQMPQIKIYPNPISFKGNSALHLSVKGMEKPMLKIYNLRGQRVLSTNIQDDQYSWNGKDANGQAVGSGVYFMRVEDANKQCINKKIIVTN